One Bythopirellula goksoeyrii genomic window, GGAGGATCATAATGTCTTTGACGATAGGCGAGACAATCCAGCAGCTTTTCAATGCGCTGCGAGATTACATCGAAGCCACGTATCACGTCAGCCATCCGACGCTCGTTACTCAACGTCGTCAACTGCTAGAGCAACCGGGCGTCATCCACCAGCGTCCGTATTTGGAGAGTACTCCACGCTATAAGAGCGGAGCAGGCTTCGCTGCACTTGGGCTAGATCCGTCTGTTCTGAAAATCTATTCGGCAGTATCTCAGCCGCAGGGAGAATTGGGATTATTGATTCATGATCCGCCGTATCACCACCAAGCCGAAGCGATCAAGCTCTCGCTTGTGGACAGAAAGAGTCTAGTAGTAATGACAGGGACCGGATCTGGTAAGACGGAGTGCTTCCTACTTCCTATCTTGGGAAAGCTCGCACAGGAAGCTAGCAAGAACGGCGAGCGGTTTGGCTCGACCTCGGCTGTTCGCGCCCTAGTTCTCTACCCGATGAATGCGCTGGTCAACGATCAGCTCGGCCGTTTGCGTTTGCTTTTCGGTGATCCTCGTATCGCGGGGCAGTTCGTCGAATGGAGCGGTAGGCCCGCGCGTTTCGCGCGATACACGAGTCGCACTTTGTATCCGGGCGTTCGCAATGAAGACAAAGATAAAGAGCGGCTGCAACCGATCGGAAGCTACTATGTTCATAATTTGGAACTTGCGGCGTCACCGCCATCACCGCAGCAGGCGGCGGCAAAAGCGCTTGTCGACGAACTTAAAAAGCGAGGCAAGTGGCCCGCAAAGCCTGACCTAGAAGCCTGGTACGGAAAAAAAGGCTCGCGTTGGAGAGACTCAAAGAGTGGTGCATTCAAACGCTGCATTACACTACCCTACGATCCCGAACTGATTACGCGACACGAGGTCCATGAAGCTCCGCCCGACGTTCTCGTAACGAACTACTCGATGGCGGAGTACATGCTTATGCGGCCACTTGAACGGCCGATTTTTGACCACACGAAGGAGTGGCTCGCCGCTAATCCTAAGGAAACGTTCCTGTTGGTCATTGACGAGGCGCACCTTTATCGTGGTGCCGCAGGCGCGGAAGTGGCGCTACTAGTGCGTCGACTTCGGACGCGTCTTGGAATTCCACCGGAACGCCTTCAGGTAATTTGTACAAGCGCTAGCTTCCAAGATGCAGATTACGCAGTCGAGTTTGGAGCAGAACTAACTGGAAAGCAGTCCGCAGATTTTAGAAAAGTTCAAGGAGATCTTCACCTTCGGGCGGACGAGGCCAAAGGCACCCAGGCAGATGTCGACGTGCTAGCCTCAATTGACCTACAAGCATTTTATGAGGCCGCGACTGACGAGGCACGTTTAGCGTCAGTCGACTCGTTTCTCAAATATCGACAGGTGACGCAAACAAGTGGACTACAGCGCTCTCTATACGACGCGCTCGTATCGTACCCGCCTATGGCGAAACTTATCAATTCGACAATGAGAGAGGCACAGCCAGTAAGCTCCCTCGGAGAAACGTTTTTCGACTCGTCGTCACCGGCAAAAGCAGCTCACGCTATAACGACACTGCTTGCGCTCGGAAGTCACGCGCGCCGTGAGCCAACAGAACCAGGGCTACTTCCATGCCGAGTTCACTCCTTTTACCGTGGATTGGCCGGACTCTGGGTCTGTATGGACTCGCAATGCAGCGTGTTGCCTGAATCAAGCCGTGGCGGACCAGCAGGGATGCTCTACAGTCAACCGCGCGACAGATGCGATTGTGGGTCGCGCGTATTAGAGATGTATACGTGCCGCAACTGTGGCACGGCGTACGCTCGCGCATACACCGATAACATAGACAATCCAAACTTCCTTTGGTCGGAACCGGGAGGGGCATTTCGTACAGTTGCCCGCCAATTCGACGAGCTCGCTCCTCTCGACCTATTACTGGAACGTCCCCTCCTCTCAGATGGAGTTGAACCAGCAGAATACGATCTTGTGACGGGACGGTTGAATCCCCCCGAACTCGGCGAACGCAATAGACAAATTTACCTTCGGGCAGATCGAACAGTAGCAGTGGACCCGGACGACGAGCCGCGCAACTCTTCGCCCGGCGAGTTTCGGCCGTGTGCAGTTTGCGGTGAAAGCGCAACATTTGGCCGCTCGTCTGTGCAGGATCATCAGACGAAAGGCGATCAGCCTTTTCAGGCTCTGATTACGAAGCAGATCCAAGTTCAGCCCCCTAGTCCTGCACCTGCAACACATCTGGCCCCACTTCGCGGCCGGAAAGTATTGATATTCTCCGACTCTCGGCAAACCGCTGCGAGGCTTGCGCCGAATGTCCAAACGTACTCGACGCAAGACGCCCTTAGACCACTTATTGTTTCGGGATATGCGAAACTCATAGGCGTTCCAATAATTTCCAACTTGATTTGTCTTGAAGACCTCTATCTTGGTGTGTTGTTGGCCACGAAGGTGTTGGGTGTCCGGCTACGACCTGAACTTAGAGTTGGCGAGAGCTTTGACGACGAGAACATAGTTGAAGAAGCAGTCACAAACGGTGTTCTCACCCGCGACACAGATCTTTTGCAACTCCTTGTTCGGCTAAGAGGGTCTGCTCCACCGGAATCGCTTCTTAAGGCCATCACTAAGCCGTTGATTGACCGATATTACGGCCTTGAATCATTGGGGCTCGCATCAATCACCGAGCGGCCAGAACATACGCCGAAGCTCGATGCGCTTCCCGATATCCAAGGATGCGTTCAATCCCCAGAGGAGAAACGTGCGCTTTCGCGGGCATGGCTGCGATGCTGGGGCCGCTCATCATTTTGGCTAAGTCGGATGCCACCAGCCTGGTACTTACGCGACGTGCATCCACACTCAGGCAAATTCAACGACATGAAGATTCTTCTTCGGGATAGAAATGCGCGTTCTATCTTCGAGAAGCAATGGTTGCCCCAACTCCTTCGTTTGTTCACAGAACAGCGCGAAGCTGGGAAGTATCGTTTGAAAGGAAGTGAGCTTTCGCTTGAGATTGCCGGCGCATGGGCGTACTGCCAATCATGTCGCACTTCACAACGGCCATTTCCCGGCCGACTTACTTGCGTCAACTGCGGACAGGACAGCGCGATACCGATCGATCCAAATACAGACGAGGTATTTAAGGCGAGAAAGGGTTACTACCGGGCGAGCACTGTAGACGCAATGCACGTTCCTCCTACGCCTCCGATGGCAATTATTGCGGCGGAGCATACGGCACAGCTCAATACCGCCCAATCGCAAGAAGTGTTTTCCAAGGCCGAGGAACATGAACTTCTCTTTCAAGATGTCGACTTAGGTCGCGATGATGCTGGCCGCGAACGACCAGCAATCGATGTGTTGTCATGTACGACGACCATGGAGGTGGGTATAGATATCGGTAGCTTGTCGGGTGTGTCGCTTCGAAACATGCCCCCGGCGCGCGCCAACTACCAACAACGCGCTGGTCGAGCAGGCCGACGCGGGAACGCTGTGGCAACGGTGACTGCATTCGGCAGCGCCGACAGCCACGATGAGCACTACTTTACCCATCCCGATTTAATGATTAGAGGGGATGTCGACGATCCTACTCTTACGTTGGACAATCCTGAGATCGCTCGTCGGCACGTCACTGCATATCTGCTCCAGAGGTATCATCAGGACAAGCTCCCTGATATCGAACCTGAATCTCAGCCGCATCTGTTTGCGGTGTTGGGCACAGTTTCAGACTTCAAGAATGCTACGAAAGTATTGAACCGAGTCGATTTTGAAAAGTGGCTGCGTGCGAAGGAGGCAGAATTAAAAGCCGATGTTGATGCTTGGCTTCCGAGCCAGATCCCTACGGTTGAGCGGCAGGAGCTTTTAGATGCTCTCGTTGAGCACACGTTACGTCCCATCGACGAAGCGATCGAGTTCGATGCTGCGAACGTTGAGGGTTCAGGAGAAGGCGGTAGCAGTTCGTCTAACGAAGAAAGCAGTGAAGCCGGGACCAGCCTTGAGGTGCCGGAAGAACAGGGTGAAGAAACCCCTGGGCGCGAAGCCGCATCAGAAAACCTGCTTGACCGTCTGCTCTACAAAGGCGTTTTGCCACGTTATGCCTTTCCGACGGATGTAGCGACATTCCATATTTTTGATCGCGAACGCTCGACCCAATATCGACCCGCCTTTCGTTATACTCCTTCGCAAGGTCTACCCGTCGCTCTTACGCAGTACGCTCCTGGAAAAGAAATATGGGTCGCGAACAAGCTATGGACTTCCGGTGCAATCTATTCTCCGGTTGGGCAAGACCGGTATCGCGCTTGGACCTCAAGACGTTTTTACTACGAGTGCAGCAACTGCCGCTACGCTAAGACAACCACTCTTGAAGACGGTGTCCGCGGAGAAATAAAGGACTGCGAAGCGTGCGGGGGGGTGGGCACCTTCGGTCCCGCAACATACTGGCTGCGGCCACCCGGGTTTGCACATCCCGTCACAAAGGAAGAAGGCACATCACCCGATGATCAACCGGCAAAGAGCTACGCGACTCGCGCAAAACTCACGATGCATACGCCTCCTGCTGAGGCAACGTGGAGGACACTTAATGAAAGAGTGCGAGTGTTTTCAACGAGGCAGCACCTGCTCGTTACAAATCGAGGTCCTCGCGACGAAGGCTATACGTATTGCACAAAGTGTGGGCTGACCGAGCCGACTGCATTGCCGAATGGCATTGTCGGAAGTGTACACAAAAAGCCATTTCCTGTTCCCCGAGATGAAGACTGCCCAGGAGGTGGTGCGACCAAAGGCATGGTGCTTGGGACCGATTTTATCAGTGACGTGCTACTCGTTTCGTTGTCTGTAACGCCCCCGATAAATCTGCTTCCGGGAATATTGTCCACCGACGTTGCGCTACGGACAGTCAGCGAAGCGATCACCAATGCGGCATGCTCAATCCTAGAACTCGAACCGAATGAGCTTCAAGCTGAGTTCCGTCCGGCATTAACCCAGGCGGGTCGCGAAGGGTTGGAAGCAGAAATCTATCTTTACGATACCCTTCCCGGCGGCGCAGGCTTCTCGCGTCGAGCCGGCCAGCTCGGCCTAGTCGTCTTTACAGAAGCTCTAAGAATATTGGAGTCGTGTCCAGAGAATTGCGATCGTTCCTGTTACCGTTGTCTTAGAAGTTATAAGAATAAATTTGAGCATGACTTGCTGGACAGGCAAGTAGGCGCTAGCTTGCTTCGCTTTTTGCTCAACGGCACATATCCAGCGATCGATGCTCCACGTCTAGCCGCATCGACGGATTTGTTGTTC contains:
- a CDS encoding DEAD/DEAH box helicase — encoded protein: MSLTIGETIQQLFNALRDYIEATYHVSHPTLVTQRRQLLEQPGVIHQRPYLESTPRYKSGAGFAALGLDPSVLKIYSAVSQPQGELGLLIHDPPYHHQAEAIKLSLVDRKSLVVMTGTGSGKTECFLLPILGKLAQEASKNGERFGSTSAVRALVLYPMNALVNDQLGRLRLLFGDPRIAGQFVEWSGRPARFARYTSRTLYPGVRNEDKDKERLQPIGSYYVHNLELAASPPSPQQAAAKALVDELKKRGKWPAKPDLEAWYGKKGSRWRDSKSGAFKRCITLPYDPELITRHEVHEAPPDVLVTNYSMAEYMLMRPLERPIFDHTKEWLAANPKETFLLVIDEAHLYRGAAGAEVALLVRRLRTRLGIPPERLQVICTSASFQDADYAVEFGAELTGKQSADFRKVQGDLHLRADEAKGTQADVDVLASIDLQAFYEAATDEARLASVDSFLKYRQVTQTSGLQRSLYDALVSYPPMAKLINSTMREAQPVSSLGETFFDSSSPAKAAHAITTLLALGSHARREPTEPGLLPCRVHSFYRGLAGLWVCMDSQCSVLPESSRGGPAGMLYSQPRDRCDCGSRVLEMYTCRNCGTAYARAYTDNIDNPNFLWSEPGGAFRTVARQFDELAPLDLLLERPLLSDGVEPAEYDLVTGRLNPPELGERNRQIYLRADRTVAVDPDDEPRNSSPGEFRPCAVCGESATFGRSSVQDHQTKGDQPFQALITKQIQVQPPSPAPATHLAPLRGRKVLIFSDSRQTAARLAPNVQTYSTQDALRPLIVSGYAKLIGVPIISNLICLEDLYLGVLLATKVLGVRLRPELRVGESFDDENIVEEAVTNGVLTRDTDLLQLLVRLRGSAPPESLLKAITKPLIDRYYGLESLGLASITERPEHTPKLDALPDIQGCVQSPEEKRALSRAWLRCWGRSSFWLSRMPPAWYLRDVHPHSGKFNDMKILLRDRNARSIFEKQWLPQLLRLFTEQREAGKYRLKGSELSLEIAGAWAYCQSCRTSQRPFPGRLTCVNCGQDSAIPIDPNTDEVFKARKGYYRASTVDAMHVPPTPPMAIIAAEHTAQLNTAQSQEVFSKAEEHELLFQDVDLGRDDAGRERPAIDVLSCTTTMEVGIDIGSLSGVSLRNMPPARANYQQRAGRAGRRGNAVATVTAFGSADSHDEHYFTHPDLMIRGDVDDPTLTLDNPEIARRHVTAYLLQRYHQDKLPDIEPESQPHLFAVLGTVSDFKNATKVLNRVDFEKWLRAKEAELKADVDAWLPSQIPTVERQELLDALVEHTLRPIDEAIEFDAANVEGSGEGGSSSSNEESSEAGTSLEVPEEQGEETPGREAASENLLDRLLYKGVLPRYAFPTDVATFHIFDRERSTQYRPAFRYTPSQGLPVALTQYAPGKEIWVANKLWTSGAIYSPVGQDRYRAWTSRRFYYECSNCRYAKTTTLEDGVRGEIKDCEACGGVGTFGPATYWLRPPGFAHPVTKEEGTSPDDQPAKSYATRAKLTMHTPPAEATWRTLNERVRVFSTRQHLLVTNRGPRDEGYTYCTKCGLTEPTALPNGIVGSVHKKPFPVPRDEDCPGGGATKGMVLGTDFISDVLLVSLSVTPPINLLPGILSTDVALRTVSEAITNAACSILELEPNELQAEFRPALTQAGREGLEAEIYLYDTLPGGAGFSRRAGQLGLVVFTEALRILESCPENCDRSCYRCLRSYKNKFEHDLLDRQVGASLLRFLLNGTYPAIDAPRLAASTDLLFEDLRRQKLESVTIERNKQLNVPGIGQISAPIFAMRISDGAEFVIALHGPLTPGETDNELIATLKEFGAAITVRLIDEMLVRRNLPRATSELIPQIS